Part of the Tenacibaculum sp. SZ-18 genome, AGTAACCAATAAATACTCCCTCTGATGTTGTATTTGATCTACCTGCAGCGTAACCAATAAAAACTGTTCTACTTCCTGATACTGTGAACGAACCGGTGCTGTCTCCGTAAAAGGTATTAAAATCTCCGGAGGAAATATTTACTCCTGAACCAGTACCTGATGTTTCGTTATATGTTTGTGAGTAAGAAAAAACAGTTCCTAACATAGCTAAGACCGTTAGTAATCGTAGTAATTTTTCCATTTATTTTTAAGTTTAGTCTAGGGTAATATACAAATTTTAAGCAAATTATTTAACAAAAACTTAAGTTTTTGAAATTAAATTTTCACCTCAACTAGAGTGCTAAAAACCTTAAAAGAGCGGATAAAAATGAGATTTAAATTTTATAACCTGTAAGATTGTCATATATCTCCTTGTTTAAAACATCTCCGTATAACTATCATACTTTTGGAAACTGTGTAACGCACAAACTATATTATTTCTATTTTCCAGGATAATACTAAGAAATTCTTCAAAATCTTTAGGTTTAGAACCTCGGTATTTAACATTTATACATATCACTAGCAGCTATATCCAAAAGCTTGATCTCTACTTTCCAGTATTTTTGTTTGAATCTTGGGTGCCTGCTATTTGAAAATTTCCAATCTAGTAAGGGTACGAAATTATTAATAGATTTGATTAAGTTTTTATGGAGTATAGAAGCAAAAAAGGTGACGATTAACATTGTCGTTGAATATAACACCCAAGTCGTTAAGCTGAAAAAAAAATATCATTAACACAACAATGATTTATTCAAGGCTATTCGAAACGGGAAAGCTTCTGTAGTAACTGATCATATAGAATCTTTTACAGAAAATGGAATTCAATTAAAATCTGGTGACCATTTAGAGGCTGATATTATTATTACAGCAACAGGCTTACAACTGCAAGTTTTAGGTGGAATGAAATTGCATATTGATAATGAACCGCATCAATTAAATCAAAAAATGACCTATAAGAGTGTTCTCGCTCAAGACACACCTAATTTTGCTTACCTATTCGGATATACAAATGCATCATGGACACTTAAAATTAATATCGCTGCTAGTTATCTAGCACGTTTAATTAAAGAAATGAAAGAAAGAAAAAGAACGGCTGTTATTCCTCGTACTTCGAGTGAAAGTAATATAGATGAAAGCGTTTTGGACTCGTTAAACTCAGGTTATGTAAAAAGAGGAGGTAACACCTTACCAAGACAAGGAAAAAAACTCCCGTGGAGAGTTGTTCACAATTATAAAAAAGACAAGAAAATCATGAAAAAACCAATTGAGGATCAATATCTCGAATGGATTCCCTAAACCCTGAAAGATATAAGTTTTATTTAGTTAAGGCTTTTGTTTCTTAATTTTACAAGCGCCTTTTTGTCTTAAGGTTTTACTAGGGTCAAAGGATAAAAAAATAAAAAAGCGATAACAAAAGAAAATTGCTATCACTTTAAAATTTTTGTTTAAAAACTACTATTCTATAATCATTTTCTTAGTTGCTACTTTATGTCCTCGAACATACAACGTGTAGAAATACACTCCTACTGGTAATGAAGAACTATTAAAGAATATTTCTTGCTCTCCTAATTTTTCTAAGTATACTGTATCAATAACTTGACCAGAAGTATTACTGAAAACAATCGCTGCTTTTTCCATTGTCTCAGGAACGTAATATTTAATAGAGGTGGTTCCGTTGAAAGGATTAGGAATATTCTGATACAAAATAGCTTGATTTTTACCTGCCGTTAGTCCACCATCTGCACTTAACGTTCCATCACAAGCACAATTTTCTAGTTCATTTAATCTTGATAAAACCGAAGTCATTTCTGTTCTTAACTGAGCTACTTCTGCTTGTGCAGTTGATAAATCACTCTGTAAAGTTGAAATTAATGGTGCCAAGTCAACGTTTACAGATGATCCATTCTCAATAGCTACATTTAAATTAGTCCCTACTAGTGTAGCAGAAGTTAAACTTTGACTATCCGTATTATCTAAATATGATGATAAATCAACTGAGCTTGCGTCATTTGTTAGACTTAACGTGTTTCCTGTTAAAGTCAAATCTTGGGAATCCGTTCCTGTTCCATCTTGTAAACTAGATAAATCTACTCCTATTCCTCCTGATATCGTTAATGTCGTACCTGATAATCCTAAATTTTGACTATCTGTATTGTCCAAATATGGAGATAAATCAACTGTATCTGAATTTCCAGTAATACTTAAAATATTTGACGCTACAGAAATGCCTTGTGAATCCGTTCCTGTTCCATCTTGTAATACCGATAAATCTACTCCTATTCCTCCTGATATCGTTAATGTCGTACCCGATAATCCTAAATTTTGACTATCAGTATTGTCCAAATATGGAGATAAATCAACTGTATCTGAATTTCCTGTTATACTTAAAATATTTGACGCTACAGAAAGACCTTGTGAATCCGTATTATCCAAATATCCAGATAAATCAACTGTGGAAGCATCATTTGTTAAACTAAGTATATTTCCAGAAATAGTTAAATCTTGATTATCTGTATTATCTAAATATGAAGATAAATCAACTGTATCTGAATTCCCAGTAATACTTAAAATATTTGACGCCACAGAAAGTGCTTGTGAATCCGTATTATCCAAATATCCAGATAAATCAACTGTGGAAGCATCATTTGTTAAACTAAGTGTATTTCCTGAAATAGTTAAATCTTGATTATCTGTATTATCTAAATATGGTGATAAATCAACTGTATCTGAATTTCCAGTAATGCTTAAAATATCTGACGCTAAAGAAATGCCTTGTGAATCTGTATTATCCAAATATCCAGATAAATCAACTGAGTTTCCATTCGCAATACTTAAGTCTGTTCCTGATAAACTTAAATTCTGCGCATCGGTATTATCTAAATATGGTGATAAATCAACCGTGGAAGCATCATTGGTTAAACTAAGTGTATTTCCTGAAATAGTTAAATCTTGACTATCTGTATTATCTAAATACGGTGATAAATCAACTGTATCTGAATTTCCAGTAATACTTAAAATATTTGACGCCACAGAAAGTGCTTGTGAATCCGTATTATCCAAATATCCAGATAAATCTACAGTAGTTGCATCATTGGTTAAACTTAACGTATTATCTGATAAATCTAAATCTTGAGCATCGGTATCTGCTTCAGAAGCAATCCATTGTGAACCATTCCAACTGAAAGGAGAATCCAAGTCTATATCGTATACAAACAATCCCTTCTCTAACACTGATAAACTAGTTCCTAAAGTTGTCCTCTCTGCTGTTGTTAATCTATTTAATAATAAACCTTTGTTAGTTCCACTTAAATCTAAGGAAGCATTTGCATTTGGAAAATCCGTACCAATTCCTACACTCAATGGATTCGTAGCTCCTCCTAAAACCATCGTATTAGCACTTACAGCAGAGGCTCCATTTCCTATCGCTATAGAATTATCTCCACTGACAGTTGCATTATATCCTATGGCAATATTATTTGTCGCTGAACTTCCTGCATCATTGGAAGCCGCTTGATACCCGATAACAATAGCACCGTCATTTTGAACTACTGTATTTGCACCAATACCCACGGCATTTGCAGTAGCTATATTTGTTTGATATCCCATACCTACAGAATAATCTGAATTATCAGTTGTATCAAAGTCGTACCCTAAAACAATGGCTCCTGCCGCATTTTGCATATTACCTAGGTTACCGATACCTATTGAATATTGTCCTTCATTGTAGGAATAGTACCCCATAGTAATTACATCATTTTGAGCGGCAATCGCTTGAGAACCAACAAAAGTAGTTCGATTTCTATTTGTATTACCAGAAAATACTGTAACGCGTTGTCCTTGTACAGTACCTTGTGCTCGGCCATATCCTGAAAAAGCACCAAAACCTGCATTATCTTGTCCTTCTCTATTGGATGCCCCCGCAATGTAACCAACATATGTGTTTCTATTGGCATTTGTGGTACTATTAGTTCGATTATTATCCCAACCCGACATCGCCCCGACAAATGTATTAAAGTCAGCCCATTCAGTTGCTGGTCCAGATGCAGCACCTACCATAACATTATGAATTCCATCTCCAAGATCAATTGCAGCAGAATCTCCCAGAGCAGTATTATGATGACCGTCATCGACATCTGACATTGACTCGGAACCAACTGCTGTATTTCGATATCCTACATCGGCTGAAATACCAGCTTCATTTCCAACAAACGTATTTTTATAACCAGTTGTATTACTAAACCCAGCATCTTCTCCTATAAAAGTATTTTCATAACCAGTTGTGTTATTTGCCCCAGATTCCTCTCCTACAAAAGTATTATCATAACCTGTTGTATTATTTTCACCAGATTCGGCACCAACGAAAGTATTATCTCCTCCATTAATTGTTAATCTACCAGCTTCATATCCAATAAAAGTATTATCGAAACCGGTTGTGTTACTATAACCGGCCAAGTAACCAATAAATACTCCCTCTGAAGTTGTATTCGATCTACCCGCACTGTAACCAATAAAAACTGTTCTACTTCCTGATGTTATGAACGCACCAGTACTGTCTCCATAAAACGTATTAAAATCTCCAGAGGAGATATTTACTCCTGAACCGGTACCAGATGTTTCGTTTAATATTTGTGCATATGAAAATTATTTTAATAACATCATAAAAACAAGCACAACTTTTTGTTTTGCGTGTGTATTTATGTTTCTTATGTTATGTTTATCAATAAGTTACTAAATTAAAAATTGATTTTTAAGATATTTTTAACAAAAAAAATGTTCATTTAAAAACACTCAATATTCTAAACTGAGATAACTTCAAAATATGAATGATAAAATCGACCCGATTTTTTTAAAAAAAATTATTATTGGGAATACATCCTTTATAATTATCTATATTTGGAAACTGTGAAACGAACTAACTACATCATTTCTTGGGCACTTTTTGGCATTACATTTTTAGTTTATGCTTTATGCTCATCAGGAACAACAACATTTTGGGATAGTCCAGAATTTATAGCATCAAATTATAAATTACAAATCACTCATCCAGCTGGGGCACCTTTCTATACATTGATTTGTAATAGTATCATGGGGTTATTTTTCTTTTTGAAACCGGCACTTGTATCGAATTTAATTTCTTCGCTGTTCGGTGCATTAACAGTTCCTTTAATTTATAAAATTACGTTTCATTTTAGTGAAGGATTATTACAAAACCAAAACAGTAAAATTTCTTTGGTCACTGGGCTTGTTTCTTCATTGTCCTTTGCCTTTTGTAATAGCTTTTGGACCGCCTCAACAGAAACTGAAGTGTATACTTTTTCATTCTTCCTGCTAACGTTAATTGTTTGGATTGGTTTTAAATGGGAGGAAACAAAAGACGCAAGAACAGAAATAACCTATATCTTATTAATTTTTCTTTTACTAGGAATATCAGTTGGTGTTCATTTAATTAATATTGCTGTTATTATACCGCTCGCATTAATTTTTACGCACAAGAAATATGGTTTTTCAATAAAACATATTTTCACCGCTATTTTTGTTGGTATATTTTTATTTTTCTTTTTATTGAACTTTGTATTTCAGGGAATTATAAAATTATGTTCAGCTATTGATTTTTGGACTGTAAATTCTTTAGATTTTAATGTAAATCAAGGAGCTTTATTTACTTTAATTACTATTTTAGTTTTATTGATAACAGCAATCTTTGTCACGTTTAAAAATGAAAAAAGAGTTTTGCACTACTTAACTTTAAGTGTATGCATGTTTATAATTGGCTGTAGTAGTTTTTTGTTTCCTATCATCAGATCTCAAGTAAACACTCCTCTATCCAATACTACAAAAACAGCAAGTGAATTACTGAATTACATTCAAGCGAAACAATTTGGAGTAGATAAAATTCCTTTAGTAAGAGGGACATCTTTTAATGCTCCATTAGATGCAAGAGAACCTTATACTACAGGAAAAATTCAATATAAATACTTGACTTCCCAAAAGAAATATGTGGCTATTAATGATCCAAGATTTGAAGTTCCTAATTACGATCGTCGTTTTAATATGTTTTTTCCTAGACTATTTCATAAAAACTCTATTAATCAAAATGCTTATAAAACTTGGACAACCATTAAAGGAAAACCAATTAAAACCAATTTCAATAACCAAGATATAACTATTTCAAAACCGACATTCTCGGAAAATGTGGCTTTCTTTTATAATTATCAAGTAAATTGGTTATATCTAAGATATTTATATCATAACTTCATTGGTAAACAAAACGACCTAAAAGCAACTGGAGCCATAAAAAATGGAAATTGGATATCAGGATTTAACTTCTTTGATAAATCATTAATTGGAGACACGAAATACATTCCAAAATATTATAACAACAAAAACAGTAGAAATACCTTCTATTTCTTGCCTTTTTTAATGGGAATTTGGGGACTTTTTCTTCTTAGAAAAAACAAATTATTCTTTAGTGTCTCCTTATTATTATTTCTAACATTTGGTATCGGAATAACTTTATATGTTAATCCTGTTCCTCAAAGTTTACTTATTCGTGAACGAGATTATATTTTCGCTGCTTCCTTCATTTTCTTTTCTATATGGATTGGTATTTCGGTTATAGGGATATTCAAATCATTAAAATTTATAAAAAAAGAATCCACAAGATTAATAATTACAGCTGTAGTTACTTTTTTAGCTTCTCCTCTTCAATTGTTTGCTAAAGGCCTGGATAATCAGAATAGAAAACATGATACTTTTGCATATCAATTAGCAAAAACATACTTAGACTCTTGTCCAGAAAAAACTATTCTCATAACCAATGCAGATAACCTAACATTTCCTTTGTGGTATTTACAAGAAGTAAAAAATTATAGAACGGATATACGAGTAATTAATTATGACCAATTAGTTTTAGATTGGTATGTTGAGAAATTGAAGTATAAGATGAATGAATCTGAGCCAGTAAAGACTACTTTATCGGAAAAATTTATATCTCAACCTTTTTCGACGGATATTGCTTATAATAAAATAACAAATCAATATTTCAATATTAAAAGTATTGCTTCTTTCTATGATAATCCTCAGAATAGAATAAAGTATCAAGATAAAGAATTAAACTTTTTCCCTACAGAAAATTTAATATTACCTATACGAAATGTTCCTTATTTCAGTCTTGAAAAAAAATTATTAAATCGAAACTTGAATCAAATGGATACATTGCGCTGGCAATATAAAAAGCCAGGATACAGAAAAAATGATATTGCTTTATTAGATATTATTGCAAGCAATGTAGATTCAAGACCAATTTGTTTTACAGAAATGGGAAACAACAAACATACCGTTGGTTTAAATTCTTATTTGGTAGAAAAAGGATTAGTCAATCAATTGATCCCAGTTTCAACATTGAAGGACGAAAATCCTAAAATTGTAAATACAAAAAGTACCTACGAAACTTTAATTCAGAAAACGAATTTCTTAAAACTAAACGATTACGAAACCAAAGTAACTGACGAAGCTATAAGTCTTTCTAAAATTATTTTAAGAAGAAAATACTACTTTTTAGCTCAGGCACTAATTGAAGAAAAAAAGTACAATAAAGCTTTAAGGGTATTAGAGTTTGCCGAGAATCAATTTCCAAATGAAAATATTCCTTACGGAGAGTTTGCATTTGCATTAGGGAAATTATATTATCGTTTGAACAAAGTTGAAAACGGATCTTCAATATGTAAAACGGCTATTAATAACATTGAACAGGAAATCAAATGGATGACTTCCTTTAATACTCCAAATCCTATTATTAACGTTAGACATGCTAATTATCTATTTCAAATATATAGTCAAATGATCAATCAAATGCAACCATTAGATAAAGCATATTTCGAAGAAAAATCAATCGACTTAAAGGCTATTCAAAAGCTTTTAAATCGATGGAAAAAGAAAAATTGGCCCTATTAATTATTGTTTATGTTCTTTTACTCAACAGAAGTTACCTCATCTCAAATTTCGTCTGATAGCCCATTATTTCAAAGAACTAAAAAGGCCTATGAATTAGTTAAAGATAAAATTCACGGTAATATTTTAGAAATTGGACCAGGTGAAGGTTACGGTTTAGAAATTTTATCACAAACTCAAAAAGAACTAAATATATCTGCTGTAGATAAATCTAAATATGCTATTCAAAGACTAAAGAATAAATTCCCTAACGCGAATGTAATTCAACAGAGAGTTCCACCGCTTTCAAAAATAGCGTCTGATAGTCAAGATTTTGTCATTGCTTTTCAAGTTATTGAACATATTAAAAACGATACTTACTTCTTAAAAGAAATTCATCGAGTTTTAAAACCTAATGGAACGTTATTCCTAACAACTCCAAATGCAAATCGTTCTGTTAGTAGAAATCCATGGCATTACAAAGAATATACTTTTGAAGAATTATTGCAACTAAATAATAGAATTTTTCAAGAATCTAAAGTTAAAGGAATTACAGGTTCAGAAGTTGCTATGAATTATTATGAAAAAAATAAAAAATCGGTTGCTAAAATTTTAAAATGGGACATTTTTAAAATAGAAAAACATGCACCTAGATTTATTTTAAAACTACCATATGAACTGTTAAACAGATTCAATAGAACTAACTTACTTAAAAAGCATTCTGAAATTATAACCAACATTGATGAAAATAGCTATTTTCTTACTGAAGAATGCGATGAAAACACATTAGATTTCTTCTGTGAACTGAAAAAATAGAGAACACAATATAATTTCAACTTAAAACAAAAAAAGCGCTCTAACTAGAACGCTTTATAACTTGTATCTTTTAAACTACTAACTTATTTTAAGTTGGCCAAGCTTGCCTTTAATGTTTCAATTTTAGCTACCGCATCAGCTTCTTTTTTACGTTCATTGGCTACAACTTGATCTGGTGCATTATTTACAAAACGCTCATTAGCTAATTTCTTTTGAACTGATTTTAAGAATCCTTCTGTATAGTTTAACTCTTCTGTAATTTTCTTTATTTCTTCTTCTACATCAATACTATCAACTGAAATAGGAATAAAATATTCATTTGATTTTACTCTAAATGAAGCTCCATCAATTTTCTCCTCAACATAAGAAATCTCAGAAGCGTTTACTAACTTCTTGATTACTTCATCATATTCTGTTGTAACAGACTCGTTATTTATAACTGACAATTCGATACTTTCTTTAAAAGCAATATTTTTGTCTTTACGAATTGTTCTAATACCTGAAACAACTTCAGTCGCAAAATCAAAATCTGAAATTAACTTATCGTCATATTTTGTTAATTCAGGATACTTAGCAACGATTAGTGCCTCCTCTACCGACCTATCAGAAATAGAATGCCAAATCTCTTCTGTAATAAATGGCATGAATGGATGTAATATTCTTAAGTTATCTTCAAAAATTGCAATAACCTCGTCATATGTTTTCTTATCTATTGGCTGTTGATAAGCTGGCTTTATTATTTCTAATAACCAACCACAAAAATCATTAATAATCAATTTATACATTGTCATTAAAGAATCACTCAACCTATACTTACTATAGTTATCTTCGATACTTTCTAACGCTTTCTGGAATTTAGCTTTATACCAATCAATTGCTAATTTACTATGCTTTGGTTGTTCTATATCTTCTGAAACCTCCCAAAGTGTAGTTAAATAAAACGCACTCCAAATTTTATTACTTAATCCTTTTCCTTGCTGACATAAAGCTTCATCGAATAACAAATCATTACCTGCAGCTGAACTTAATAATAATCCAACGCGAACACCATCAGCACCAAACTCTTCAATTAATTTTAATGCATCAGGCGAGTTCCCTAATTGTTTACTCATTTTACGACGTTGCTTATCACGAACTAATCCTGTTAAATAAACATTCTCAAACGGACGTGCATCTTTGTATTCATAGCCAGCAATAATCATACGAGCCACCCAGAAAAATAAAATATCTGGACCGGTAACTAGATCATTTGTTGGATAATAATATTTAATTTCTTTGTTTTCAGGGTTTCTTATCCCATCAAATACAGACATTGGCCATAACCAAGAAGAAAACCAAGTATCTAAAACATCAGGATCTTGTTTTAAATCTTCAGCTGTAATTTCATAATCATTAGTTTTTTTCCAAGCTAACTTTACAGCTTCTTCTTTCGTCTCTGCAACCACAAAGTCTTCTTTACCATCACCATAGTAAAATGCAGGAATTTGTTGTCCCCACCATAATTGACGAGAAATATTCCAATCGCGGATATTTTCCATCCAGTGACGATAGGTATTTTCGAATTTTCGAGGATACAACTTAACATCTCTACCTTCTCCAAAAACAGATTCTAAAGCTGGTTTTGCTAAATCTTCCATTTTTAAAAACCATTGGTCTGATAATCTTGGTTCGATGACAGCTTTTGTTCTCTCAGAAGTCCCAACTTTGTTTGTATGTTGCTCATTTTTAACTAAGTATCCTTTTTCTTCTAACTCCTTCGAAATTTCTTTACGAACTACAAAACGGTCTTTGCCTTGATAATGTAAACCGAACGAATTTAAAGAAGCATCTTCATTAAAAATATCAATTACTTCTAATGCATGCTTATCTCCTAAAACCTTATCATTTTCATCGTGAGCAGGAGTTACTTTTAAACATCCCGTACCAAACTCTAGATCTACATAGTCGTCTTCAATAATAGGAATTTCACGATTACATAAAGGAACAATGGCTTTCTTTCCTTTTAAATGAGTATATCTCTCATCCTTTGGGTTAATACAAATCGCTGTATCGCCTAAAATAGTTTCTGGACGAGTAGTTGCAATTGTTACTTTCTCATCAGATCCAACGATATCATATTGTAAGTAGTATAAATTACCTTGACGCTCTTCATAAATAACTTCTTCGTCAGAAAGAGTTGTTTTAGCTTCAGGATCCCAATTTACCATCCTGTATCCACGATAAATTAAACCTTTGTTGTATAAATCAACAAAAACTTTAATAACCGCTTCACTCATATCATCATCCATTGTAAACTTTGTACGCTCCCAATCACAAGAAGCACCTAATTTCTTAAGCTGTTCTAAAATAATTCCCCCGTACTTATCTTTCCAATCAAAAGCATGTTTTAAGAATTCTTCTCTTGTAAGGTCATTCTTATTTATTCCTTCTTCCTTTAATTTTGCCACTACCTTTGCTTCAGTTGCAATCGACGCGTGGTCAGTACCTGGTACCCAACAAGCGTTTTTACCGAGTAAACGAGCTCTACGGATTAAGACATCCTGTATTGTATTATTCAACATATGTCCCATGTGTAAAACACCTGTGACATTTGGTGGTGGAATTACAATCGTATAAGGTTCTCTTTCATCTACTTCTGAATGAAAATAGTTGTTTTTCATCCAATATTCGTACCATTTGCTTTCTACTTCGTTTGCATTGTATTTCGATGGAATACCCATTTGGTGTACTTAAAATTTTAATTATTTACTAAGTTTAGCCGTATTCAACAATATTGAGTATGGCATCATTTTTGAATAATGATGGACAAAAATACAACTATCTATGATGTGATAAAATTAGTAGTTGATTTTTTATAACTAAAAATTTATATTAGATTTGTAATATTAGAGGAAATCCCTAAAACAATTATCAGAATTATGAAAACAATTTTATCATTCATCGTAATTTGCTTTGTAACTTTAGCGGTAAACGCACAGGAATTTAAGTTTAAAAGTGAGTTAATTAATTATGGAAAAATTACTCAAGGATCAGAAGGAAAAAGAGTTTTTGAGTTTACAAACGTAGGAGATGCTCCATTAATTATAAGCGAAATTAAATCAACTTGCGGTTGTACAGTACCTAGTAAGCCAGAAAAGCCAATTATGCCAGGAGAGAAAGGACAAATTGAAGTTTCTTATGATACTAAGAGGTTAGGTGGTTTTTCTAAAGCGATCACAATTTACTCGAATGCCAAGCAAGAAAGAAAAATGTTAAAGATTAAAGGATTTATTACGAAAGGTGCAGACGCTAAAGGAAAGTCTTAATATATATCACTTCTCGAAAAATAAAAAAGAGCTTAACAGCTCTTTTTTTTTATCTTAAATTCTCTTCTTCAATCTAAATCTGTATTTATACCTCTGCCCTGCCCGTTCTATCTCTAAAGTAATTCTTTTTTCTGGCCTTTCTTGGAACAAACCATTTATTTGGCTTAAGGTATACGTATAAGCGGGATTCCCATTAATCCTTTTTATTACATCATCTTTTTCTAATCCAACAAGATATGCAGGAGAACCTTCTAAAACATTACTGACTTTATAAGCTGGTTTAAATCGATAAAAATAACTAGTAACAAATGAAATGGTTTTATTATCAGAAACCTCACCACTTCCTAAACCGTCCATTGAGATTGAATTTTGTTTTTCTTTCACTAGCTCCTGTCCATCATAAATAACTGATAAGCCACTCATATTGTAATAAAACCCTCTTTTTAACGAACCACTCTTTTTAAAAATCACACGTCTTCCTCCATAGTCAAGCCAAACTTTAAATCTTTTTAAAATATTTCCTCCAATACTTCCATTTCTTAGCCTAAACTGCCTTGCATTTGCCGTTGAAGTCGTATCAAGAAAAGATACAG contains:
- a CDS encoding T9SS type A sorting domain-containing protein; translated protein: MAGYSNTTGFDNTFIGYEAGRLTINGGDNTFVGAESGENNTTGYDNTFVGEESGANNTTGYENTFIGEDAGFSNTTGYKNTFVGNEAGISADVGYRNTAVGSESMSDVDDGHHNTALGDSAAIDLGDGIHNVMVGAASGPATEWADFNTFVGAMSGWDNNRTNSTTNANRNTYVGYIAGASNREGQDNAGFGAFSGYGRAQGTVQGQRVTVFSGNTNRNRTTFVGSQAIAAQNDVITMGYYSYNEGQYSIGIGNLGNMQNAAGAIVLGYDFDTTDNSDYSVGMGYQTNIATANAVGIGANTVVQNDGAIVIGYQAASNDAGSSATNNIAIGYNATVSGDNSIAIGNGASAVSANTMVLGGATNPLSVGIGTDFPNANASLDLSGTNKGLLLNRLTTAERTTLGTSLSVLEKGLFVYDIDLDSPFSWNGSQWIASEADTDAQDLDLSDNTLSLTNDATTVDLSGYLDNTDSQALSVASNILSITGNSDTVDLSPYLDNTDSQDLTISGNTLSLTNDASTVDLSPYLDNTDAQNLSLSGTDLSIANGNSVDLSGYLDNTDSQGISLASDILSITGNSDTVDLSPYLDNTDNQDLTISGNTLSLTNDASTVDLSGYLDNTDSQALSVASNILSITGNSDTVDLSSYLDNTDNQDLTISGNILSLTNDASTVDLSGYLDNTDSQGLSVASNILSITGNSDTVDLSPYLDNTDSQNLGLSGTTLTISGGIGVDLSVLQDGTGTDSQGISVASNILSITGNSDTVDLSPYLDNTDSQNLGLSGTTLTISGGIGVDLSSLQDGTGTDSQDLTLTGNTLSLTNDASSVDLSSYLDNTDSQSLTSATLVGTNLNVAIENGSSVNVDLAPLISTLQSDLSTAQAEVAQLRTEMTSVLSRLNELENCACDGTLSADGGLTAGKNQAILYQNIPNPFNGTTSIKYYVPETMEKAAIVFSNTSGQVIDTVYLEKLGEQEIFFNSSSLPVGVYFYTLYVRGHKVATKKMIIE
- a CDS encoding glycosyltransferase family 117 protein, encoding MKRTNYIISWALFGITFLVYALCSSGTTTFWDSPEFIASNYKLQITHPAGAPFYTLICNSIMGLFFFLKPALVSNLISSLFGALTVPLIYKITFHFSEGLLQNQNSKISLVTGLVSSLSFAFCNSFWTASTETEVYTFSFFLLTLIVWIGFKWEETKDARTEITYILLIFLLLGISVGVHLINIAVIIPLALIFTHKKYGFSIKHIFTAIFVGIFLFFFLLNFVFQGIIKLCSAIDFWTVNSLDFNVNQGALFTLITILVLLITAIFVTFKNEKRVLHYLTLSVCMFIIGCSSFLFPIIRSQVNTPLSNTTKTASELLNYIQAKQFGVDKIPLVRGTSFNAPLDAREPYTTGKIQYKYLTSQKKYVAINDPRFEVPNYDRRFNMFFPRLFHKNSINQNAYKTWTTIKGKPIKTNFNNQDITISKPTFSENVAFFYNYQVNWLYLRYLYHNFIGKQNDLKATGAIKNGNWISGFNFFDKSLIGDTKYIPKYYNNKNSRNTFYFLPFLMGIWGLFLLRKNKLFFSVSLLLFLTFGIGITLYVNPVPQSLLIRERDYIFAASFIFFSIWIGISVIGIFKSLKFIKKESTRLIITAVVTFLASPLQLFAKGLDNQNRKHDTFAYQLAKTYLDSCPEKTILITNADNLTFPLWYLQEVKNYRTDIRVINYDQLVLDWYVEKLKYKMNESEPVKTTLSEKFISQPFSTDIAYNKITNQYFNIKSIASFYDNPQNRIKYQDKELNFFPTENLILPIRNVPYFSLEKKLLNRNLNQMDTLRWQYKKPGYRKNDIALLDIIASNVDSRPICFTEMGNNKHTVGLNSYLVEKGLVNQLIPVSTLKDENPKIVNTKSTYETLIQKTNFLKLNDYETKVTDEAISLSKIILRRKYYFLAQALIEEKKYNKALRVLEFAENQFPNENIPYGEFAFALGKLYYRLNKVENGSSICKTAINNIEQEIKWMTSFNTPNPIINVRHANYLFQIYSQMINQMQPLDKAYFEEKSIDLKAIQKLLNRWKKKNWPY
- a CDS encoding class I SAM-dependent methyltransferase, which produces MFFYSTEVTSSQISSDSPLFQRTKKAYELVKDKIHGNILEIGPGEGYGLEILSQTQKELNISAVDKSKYAIQRLKNKFPNANVIQQRVPPLSKIASDSQDFVIAFQVIEHIKNDTYFLKEIHRVLKPNGTLFLTTPNANRSVSRNPWHYKEYTFEELLQLNNRIFQESKVKGITGSEVAMNYYEKNKKSVAKILKWDIFKIEKHAPRFILKLPYELLNRFNRTNLLKKHSEIITNIDENSYFLTEECDENTLDFFCELKK
- a CDS encoding valine--tRNA ligase, which produces MGIPSKYNANEVESKWYEYWMKNNYFHSEVDEREPYTIVIPPPNVTGVLHMGHMLNNTIQDVLIRRARLLGKNACWVPGTDHASIATEAKVVAKLKEEGINKNDLTREEFLKHAFDWKDKYGGIILEQLKKLGASCDWERTKFTMDDDMSEAVIKVFVDLYNKGLIYRGYRMVNWDPEAKTTLSDEEVIYEERQGNLYYLQYDIVGSDEKVTIATTRPETILGDTAICINPKDERYTHLKGKKAIVPLCNREIPIIEDDYVDLEFGTGCLKVTPAHDENDKVLGDKHALEVIDIFNEDASLNSFGLHYQGKDRFVVRKEISKELEEKGYLVKNEQHTNKVGTSERTKAVIEPRLSDQWFLKMEDLAKPALESVFGEGRDVKLYPRKFENTYRHWMENIRDWNISRQLWWGQQIPAFYYGDGKEDFVVAETKEEAVKLAWKKTNDYEITAEDLKQDPDVLDTWFSSWLWPMSVFDGIRNPENKEIKYYYPTNDLVTGPDILFFWVARMIIAGYEYKDARPFENVYLTGLVRDKQRRKMSKQLGNSPDALKLIEEFGADGVRVGLLLSSAAGNDLLFDEALCQQGKGLSNKIWSAFYLTTLWEVSEDIEQPKHSKLAIDWYKAKFQKALESIEDNYSKYRLSDSLMTMYKLIINDFCGWLLEIIKPAYQQPIDKKTYDEVIAIFEDNLRILHPFMPFITEEIWHSISDRSVEEALIVAKYPELTKYDDKLISDFDFATEVVSGIRTIRKDKNIAFKESIELSVINNESVTTEYDEVIKKLVNASEISYVEEKIDGASFRVKSNEYFIPISVDSIDVEEEIKKITEELNYTEGFLKSVQKKLANERFVNNAPDQVVANERKKEADAVAKIETLKASLANLK